The following coding sequences lie in one Chanos chanos chromosome 4, fChaCha1.1, whole genome shotgun sequence genomic window:
- the pdzd7a gene encoding LOW QUALITY PROTEIN: PDZ domain-containing protein 7a (The sequence of the model RefSeq protein was modified relative to this genomic sequence to represent the inferred CDS: substituted 1 base at 1 genomic stop codon) produces MAHSPDAGLKEMTNGVHPSVHPGGSSTTTRYLHKKQQRQRGVRSSSPMGRVILINAPVDGGDDSEDIHTITVDKSEDGRLGFSVRGGSEHGLSIFVSKVEDNSAAEMAGLCVGDKLVEVNGISLESITMSSAVKVLTGNNRLRMVVRRVGKVPGIRYSKEKTTWVDLIHRRMVVEESGRTPSEASSDSALRRIVHLYTTSDDYCLGFNIRGGKEFGLGIYVSKLDPGGLAEQNGIKMGDQILAANGVSFEDITHSNAVEVLKSHTHIMLTIKEAGRYPAYKEMVAEYSWLNKLGNGQPSSSQGSDSFSSTSSLSSGTPISSLSGLSQVMFPPVPPAFGSEMVDVCISTEDRSRRPSSDRTETAIQTDPPEAGRFAATETSRTVGETELLKDTVIRAGGFEKSGRIQAKTFSVGDKEVLDSPKTAVLMALSKPRRPIRRSQSHITPSDCVIVYADDAFVKXLCDLTVFSEQKQKRKQQQQKGVSEREGGTLQRSKTFVSLLFKSGRRREASKDRRETRSKSPSHSERGKSRNYNAFSLLSSPRETRAGVRDGSPPPLNPEVLVTVENMARKLLSEDEVTAVMRHCKRFLAEQMVEDLVRPLLAILDRPEKLLLLREIRMLIPPTELGRFDSMVMPFELEAYDILKSRSLRSPALRSPHHSGTPRRHLITPIPDYRGGFLLQPAQDVARERQLLEELERLRFSALPTGTVPPSRSFTPLLDVPVDGYATHTHTHQPHTTRLRSPSPANTNWLLAESPNNTERRGRSPQRRGSGSARTMPIDGLGGNTTQERGRSPYRNGHRKASSDKHDSEKNVKYTVMSAHRRSRTPLTQVFGPGLKTEASTEEAAKDYMNGHAENGNHDNKLTEEYELTTVSVSKTKQSLGISISGGIESKVQPVVKIEKIFPGGAASTSKVLKAGFELVSVDGESLQGVTHQHAVDVIRRAFSNKAKDPMEFIVKVPKNP; encoded by the exons ATGGCTCATTCGCCAGATGCAGGGCTCAAAGAGATGACCAATGGGGTGCACCCCAGTGTTCACCCTGGGGGCTCCAGCACCACCACACGCTACTTGCATAAAAAACAGCAGCGCCAACGAGGGGTCCGCTCTTCGTCACCCATGGGAAGAGTCATCCTTATTAATGCTCCTGTTGACg GTGGGGATGACAGTGAAGATATTCACACTATCACTGTGGATAAGAGTGAGGATGGCAGACTGGGCTTCAGTGTACGTGGAGGATCAGAGCATGGCCTCAGCATCTTTGTCAGTAAAGTCGAAGACAACAGTGCAGCCG AAATggcagggctgtgtgtgggtgataAACTGGTTGAGGTGAATGGCATCAGTCTGGAGAGCATCACTATGAGTAGCGCTGTCAAGGTTCTGACTGGGAATAATCGGCTCAGGATGGTCGTACGTCGTGTTGGAAAAGTGCCTGGCATCCGCTACTCCAAGGAAAAGACCACATG GGTGGATCTAATTCACCGTAGGATGGTGGTTGAGGAAAGTGGTCGCACTCCATCAGAGGCCAGCTCAGATAGCGCACTCCGGCGAATTGTTCACTTGTATACCACTTCAGATGACTACTGCCTGGGATTCAACATCCGTGGGGGAAAAGAGTTTGGCCTTGGGATCTACGTCTCCAA GCTGGACCCTGGTGGTTTGGCAGAGCAGAATGGGATTAAAATGGGCGATCAGATCCTGGCGGCCAATGGGGTGAGCTTTGAGGACATCACCCATAGCAACGCTGTAGAAGTGCTGaagagtcacactcacatcaTGCTGACAATCAAG gaAGCTGGTCGGTATCCTGCATATAAAGAGATGGTAGCGGAATATAGCTGGCTGAATAAAT tggGGAACGGCCAGCCATCCTCCTCCCAGGGTTCGGACTCGTTCTCCTCCACATCCTCGCTGTCCTCGGGCACACCCATCAGCTCTCTGAGCGGCCTATCACAAGTCATGTTCCCTCCTGTTCCACCTGCCTTCGGCTCCGAGATGGTGGACGTTTGCATCTCTACGGAGGACCGTTCGCGCCGACCCAGTTCCGATCGGACTGAAACCGCCATCCAGACCGACCCTCCGGAGGCCGGCAGGTTCGCTGCCACGGAAACCAGTCGCACGGTGGGAGAGACGGAGCTGTTAAAGGACACGGTGATCCGCGCTGGGGGCTTTGAGAAGAGCGGTCGGATCCAGGCCAAAACCTTCTCCGTGGGCGATAAAGAGGTTCTGGATTCGCCCAAAACTGCTGTGCTGATGGCCCTCAGTAAACCGCGCCGTCCCATTCGTCGCTCACAGAGTCACATTACTCCGTCAG ACTGTGTCATTGTGTACGCTGACGATGCCTTTGTTAAATGACTGTGCgatttgactgtgttttcagagcaaaaacagaagaggaaacagcaacaacagaagGGGGTGTCTGAGAGGGAGGGTGGGACGCTGCAGCGGTCTAAGACATTTGTCAGCCTGCTGTTTAAAAGTGGCCGCAGAAGAGAAGCCTCCAAAGACCGCCGAGAAACACGGTCTAAATCACCGTCACACTCAGAACGCG GGAAGAGTCGGAATTACAATGCCTTTAGCCTGCTGAGTTCCCCCAGAGAGACCCGCGCTGGGGTTAGAGACGGCAGTCCCCCACCGCTCAACCCTGAAGTCCTTGTCACAGTGGAGAACATGGCACGCAAACTGCTGAGTGAAGATGAAGTCACAGCAGTCATGAGACACTGCAAAAGG ttTCTGGCAGAGCAGATGGTGGAGGACCTTGTGCGACCACTCTTGGCTATCCTGGACAGGCCTGAGAAACTGCTGCTGCTCAGGGAGATACG aATGCTGATCCCTCCCACCGAGCTGGGTCGGTTTGACAGCATGGTGATGCCCTTTGAACTGGAGGCCTACGACATTCTGAAAAGCCGATCAT TGAGATCTCCTGCCCTGAGGTCCCCCCATCACAGTGGAACACCCCGACGCCATCTCATTACCCCTATCCCAG ACTACAGGGGTGGCTTCCTGCTGCAGCCTGCACAGGATGTAGCACGCGAGCGCCAGCTGCTGGAGGAACTGGAACGTTTGCGTTTCTCAGCTCTGCCCACAGGCACTGTGCCACCGTCCCGATCTTTCACGCCCCTGCTTGACGTTCCAGTGGACGGCTacgccacacacactcacacacaccaaccacacacaaccCGCCTGCGTTCACCCAGCCCTGCAAACACTAACTGGCTGCTGGCTGAATCCCCTAATAACACAGAGCGACGGGGCCGATCCCCCCAGAGACGGGGCAGTGGTTCAGCCCGAACTATGCCTATTGATGGGCTTGGGGGCAATACCACTCAAGAGCGGGGGAGATCTCCTTACAGAAATGGCCATCGGAAAGCCAGCAGTGATAAACATGACAGTGAAAAGAATGTCAAATATACGGTGATGAGTGCTCATCGTCGTAGCAGAACCCCTCTGACTCAGGTGTTTGGACCAGGACTGAAAACAGAGGCATCAACAGAAGAGGCAGCGAAAGACTACATGAATGGGCATGCGGAGAATGGTAACCACGACAACAAACTGACTGAGGAGTATGAGCTGACCACGGTGTCCGTCTCCAAAACCAAACAGTCTCTCG GTATCAGTATTTCAGGAGGGATTGAGTCGAAAGTACAGCCAGTGGTGAAGATTGAAAAGATCTTTCCAGGTGGAGCAGCATCCACCAGCAAAGTGCTAAAG gcaggaTTTGAGCTGGTGTCGGTTGATGGCGAGTCTTTGCAGGGCGTGACACACCAGCATGCTGTCGACGTCATCAGAAGAGCTTTCAGCAACAAGGCCAAAGACCCCATGGAGTTCATTGTCAAGGTCCCCAAAAATCCCTAA
- the lzts2a gene encoding leucine zipper putative tumor suppressor 2a yields the protein MALVQALPVPTNHPGKSGIEVEQCCSVSRSPDGTAETMGSVSSLISGRSHQEQLCRAASEVGARSRKVMTGSSSCFRAQEGTLRSSSSQEQLLNKTHVGPLIHGNGNYGYAGEELSGDWNDNCVTACSPCSDSEEGLENRSLNGNISGPPPKLIPVSGRLEKNMEKTLIRPTAFKPVVNKNRNSVQYLSPRPGGGLSESQGSLNLILPANEKRNSYSGGRNARGSQSCSQSCTLSDSGRNSLSSLPTYSSTNYSLVHGDVPAGHLEQARSTHGHSNSDSGRSSSSKSTGSLSGRGQPLSDSGSCGRSPAPGEGYEGVIRDLEEKLRERDLELQQLRENLDENEAAICQVYEEKQRRCEQEMKDLRQNCSSKMRQASQKAQRAQQVLQLQVFQLQQEKKKLQEDFSALLQERETLERKCASIEREQTQLGPRLEETKWEVCQKSGEISLLKQQLKDVQSDLGQKAAEIVALKAQLREARGELQASQARSQEAHAAARTRTLELEVCENELQRRKSEAELLREKLARLEEESIRLRDALAAPSHSQGHAHGHAQCIKGQSMTLPLPTGRGSGGVQCLVLGDGVEEQQLVYESDEAKAQRQNADALHAVRQQVERLRAELMLERRRSEEQQEAFEEERRIWQEEKEKVIRYQKQLQQNYIQMYRRNRDLERVMRELSLELENRDLEELQLHSNNIHFEEITATEI from the exons ATGGCTTTGGTTCAGGCCCTGCCCGTGCCCACTAATCACCCAGGCAAATCCGGTATAGAGGTTGAGCAGTGCTGCTCCGTCTCTCGCTCCCCCGACGGCACGGCGGAGACCATGGGCTCCGTCAGCAGCCTGATCTCTGGACGTAGCCACCAGGAGCAGCTCTGCCGTGCGGCCAGCGAGGTTGGAGCTAGGAGCCGTAAGGTGATGACAGGTTCGAGCAGCTGTTTCCGAGCGCAGGAGGGAACTCTGCGCAGCTCCAGCTCTCAGGAGCAACTCCTCAACAAAACACACGTTGGCCCCCTTATTCACGGAAACGGTAACTATGGCTATGCTGGCGAAGAGCTGTCTGGGGACTGGAATGACAACTGTGTGACCGCGTGTAGCCCATGCAGCGATTCAGAGGAGGGCCTGGAAAATCGCTCTTTGAATGGGAACATCAGCGGCCCTCCACCCAAACTCATCCCTGTGTCGGGAAGACTAGAAAAG AACATGGAGAAGACATTGATCCGGCCCACGGCATTCAAACCAGTGGTGAATAAGAACCGTAACTCTGTGCAGTACCTCTCCCCACGTCCAGGGGGCGGTCTCTCAGAGAGTCAGGGCAGCCTTAACCTCATCCTGCCAGCCAATGAGAAACGCAACTCCTACAGTGGTGGGCGTAACGCCCGCGGCAGCCAATCCTGTAGCCAATCCTGTACCTTGTCAGATTCAGGGAGGAACTCTCTCTCCAGCCTGCCAACTTACAGCAGCACCAACTACAGCTTGGTTCACGGAGATGTCCCTGCTGGCCACTTGGAGCAAGCCCGATCCACGCACGGGCACTCCAACTCAGACAGCGGCCGCTCCTCCTCCAGTAAGAGCACGGGATCTCTGAGCGGGCGTGGCCAGCCTCTGTCGGACAGCGGGTCATGTGGACGTTCTCCCGCCCCCGGGGAAGGATACGAGGGCGTGATTCGAGATCTTGAGGAGAAACTGAGGGAGAGGGACCTGGAGCTGCAGCAGCTCCGAGAGAACCTGGACGAGAATGAGGCTGCCATCTGCCAG gtatatgaggagaaacagaggcgctgtgaacaggaaatgaaagattTGAGGCAGAATTGCTCCAGTAAGATGCGTCAGGCTTCTCAGAAAGCCCAGCGTGCCCAGCAGGTCCTTCAGCTCCAAGTCTTCCAGCtgcagcaggaaaaaaagaaactgcaggAGGATTTTTCGGCGCTgctgcaagagagagaaacgctGGAGCGGAAATGTGCCTCCATCGAACGCGAACAGACCCAACTTGGCCCAAGACTTGAGGAAACTAAGTGGGAG gtGTGTCAGAAGTCGGGAGAGATATCTCTCCTGAAGCAACAGCTGAAAGATGTACAGTCTGATTTGGGGCAGAAGGCTGCAGAAATTGTTGCGTTGAAGGCGCAGCTGCGTGAGGCACGTGGCGAGCTGCAGGCCAGTCAGGCTCGGTCGCAGGAGGCGCACGCGGCCGCACGCACGCGTACCCTCGAGCTGGAAGTGTGTGAGAACGAACTGCAACGTCGAAAGAGCGAAGCGGAGCTACTCCGCGAGAAACTAGCCCGACTGGAAGAGGAGTCCATCCGGCTCAGAGATGCCTTGGCGGCCCCTTCCCATTCCCAGGGCCACGCCCACGGACACGCCCAATGCATAAAAGGCCAGAGTATGACCCTTCCCCTGCCGACGGGGCGTGGCAGCGGAGGCGTGCAGTGCTTGGTGCTTGGGGATGGAGTGGAGGAGCAGCAGTTGGTGTACGAGAGCGACGAGGCGAAAGCTCAGCGCCAAAACGCAGACGCACTGCACGCCGTTCGCCAACAGGTGGAGCGCCTGAGGGCAGAGCTGATGCTGGAGAGGAGGCGGAGCGAAGAGCAGCAGGAGGCGTTTGAGGAGGAACGGAGGATCTggcaggaggagaaagagaaggtgatCCGTTACCAGAAACAGCTGCAGCAGAACTATATCCAGATGTACCGAAGGAATCGCGACTTGGAGCGTGTTATGAGGGAACTGAGTCTAGAACTGGAGAACCGGGACTTAGAGGAATTACAGCTGCACAGTAACAATATCCACTTTGAGGAGATCACCGCAACAGAGATCTAG